Below is a genomic region from Helianthus annuus cultivar XRQ/B chromosome 2, HanXRQr2.0-SUNRISE, whole genome shotgun sequence.
tccGCAGTCCGCTCAAACTTTACATTTTCCCAACCCAAATTCAGTTTGTTtgctctctctatctctctctcaaTCTCGGCCGATTTCCACTACGATGGTGAACGTTTGTGGCCACCGCCGCACCCCCATTCAGCAGCCCTTCATCATTCAGCAACTTCTTCATCCTCGTTCAGCAACCCTTACGAAGGTGAGGTTCGGGAGGATTTCAATTGCCCATCAAAATTACATCGGTGAAAAACAATTTCGTGCTTTTACCCTTTTTATTATAATTCTTGTTTGGTGCCCTAATCTTATAGTTTTCATTTCAGAATACGAATTATTACTTATGGACGCCATGTGTTTGATTAAATGCCTGTGAGTTTTTGCCTCAATTTGGTTTACTTGTTTTCTTTTGATAGATTCATAAAAACTATACTTGATGATATGCACATGAGTAAATTGCTTAAATGTGTTATCATTAGTTTGAATTGCGTTGAATTGTATTAGCATTTAATTTAGGCGTTGTTAATATGAAATTTGTGCTAGGAATGGGAGGTTATATGTTAAACAGTGCCATAGTGGTTACATATAAACACATACTGTTTAACTCTTATATTGAGGGGTGCACCCCTTTATACATACATGGCTGCACATGAACTCACTAAAAATTACTTATTTTTTATATCGCCTTTTGGACGTATATCTTCTGTTGGTTCAGGTCCTTTATATGACAACTAAACAGTAAAAACTATATGATAATTGGATAGCTATAGATTTACTCCTTCAGATTAGATGACGACCCGTTTGATTTTTGGTTCAGAAGATGGTAGACGGCCTGCTGTTGTCACCCCAAATTGAAAGTAACAAAAAATCtcttttttgttgtttttgatgTCGAAAGTCTACTTTGTTATCTCTTTATGTGGCGAAATGGAGGTACAATCTTAATCAGGTTTGATTTGGATTAATTTGTATCTTCTTATTTCATTTAAAACTTTTTAATCAGTTTTGATTTGGATTAACTAGGTTTTGCTGCCAAGAAAATCAAATGTTGTGAAGGGATGTAAAAAAGGTTAATGATGAAGACTGGTAAAGTATATGTTTTTTCTAGATTTTGTTATTGGGTAGGTTGAAacgtgtatatatacatataatagtTTAGCAAAAAGCATATGGTAGATGCGGTGGCTGGCACGTTCCTTTCATAAGGATTCGTACTAAAGAGCCAAAGGTCTCATTTTCACATCATCTTTGGATTTTATCAAATAGGTATCCTTGAAGTCATAAGGGTTCGTACTTATGCTTGAATTCATAAGGGTTCGTACTTATGCTTGAAGTCATAAGGGTTAACTTTTATCTCTGGTGATTACACCCCCTCTCATTTTCTGTCACAACCTTTTTTGTTGTAAATTTTCAATTATTTATTATGAATAATAAGAGCATGAAACATGTCAAAATGTCACAATTCGTCTTTGTATGACTAGGACATCAGATGAGTTGTTGCTGCATTTGTGAATATCAGGTTTGTTTCTTTCAATGGATTTTTTTTGTGATTTCTTTTGGTGATTAGAATTAATAGTGTACTTTCATGTTCTAACAAATGCTTAAATTCATAGATTTAGATTTAGTCTTGAAATTAATATTTAAATTCTTTGATTAAGATTTAAAATACTGATTTtaagatttgttttttttttacatggCTACTCGAGAAGCCTGGCTTGGTTTGTTGCTAACATGGGCCTTGCTGTGGGAAATTGCTTCAAAGAAATTAAAAAAGTTTTGCCACAAGGTGTCACATTTGGTCTTGGTTGGAGGAAGAGTAGAGGAATACTCGGCTGCAGAGGTGGATGGCATTCGCGAAGATTGGTCGACTTATGCGGCTATCTCTATTGTTAAGTGAAACCATATTTAGGTTTTGACGAATGTATTgacaaacatttttttttgttaacgttAACATATTTGTAATATACTTGACATATGACTATGTAAAGGGTTGTTttggtatatatatattttttatgaaATACATTTATTGTTTTTGATATTATATATGTATCCAGGATAAATcagtaattttataaaaaaacattttataaagAATTAAAAGCATGACACGCGTAAATGAATGTCATACGTATGTGTCATAAATGCTTGTCATGAACGTGTGTCATTAAAAAGTGTCATGAATGTGTGTCATTAAAAGATGTCATAAAATGAGTGTCATGAATGTGTGTCATGAATGCGTGTCATTAAATGTGTGTCATTAATACATGACACACAAATGCATGTCATGTTAATTTTATGACTCCTCAATCAACGACTCGCATTTGTGTGTCATAAAGACCCTTTTATGACACGCAATGCATGTCAAGAAATGTGTTTTTTCTAGTAGTGTATTCatgatacacattttctaacacacgtgttagaaaatttaagtcaattcatatatacaaaacatgaccaaattagaacattaaatgtcatcattaaaactcatcaaatgtcatcaataaaactctactcaagagtttcaccacatgaagagttaagagtctcaataattatagaattaaactctaataaaactcatcaaatgtcataataaaactctactcaagagtttcaccacatgaagagttaagagtctcaataattataaactaaactctaataaaactcgtCAAATGTCATAATTagaactctactcaagagtttcaccatatgaggagttaagagtctcaataattatagatttaaactctaataaaactcatcaaatgttatcattaaaactctactcaagagtttcaccatatgaggagttaagagtctcaataattatagatttaaactctaataaaactcatcaaatgacatcattaaaactctattcaagagtttcaccatattaagagtttaattagtaattaaAATTTCAGTCAAATGAATTTAGAAATCACAaattaaagttggtgataaatcccacacaactacaccatcactttatggtgatttaattcttgaagccaatcaaacatcaacttcaatgtatgaccttttatttttaaatcatacaaagcattaaaatcaatgctacaacaaattaattatataaaatgtttacataaaacatttcaaagcatctgtattttaaccatttttaacaatcatgttaaaatgaaagaaattctaacgcgcacgttagaaatattaacatttccacaaaatgttaattcgacttgctaaaaacacatatatggttcaaataaataagtcatttctaatacacacgttagaaactaaaaaataaaaaaaattgcttccaaactaacgcgtttcatgaacgtttctaacacacatgttagaagataaatgattacaaaaatcattataagacttatttgttcatatcaatccatgTGTGGATGAAGAGTCtactttaaatagagacttaattagagacatataactttaatcaagtaacataaaactcttaattaaagacataaaaaactctacttaagagaatttaacgtttacaaaaaacgtatggtttacaccaataattccggTCTAACACGCATGTTAGAAAATTTAAtgtttacaaaaaacgtatggtttacactaataaacccgatctaacacaacatttagaaaaattaacgattcccaaaatcatttcaaaaaccaaacggttgaaccaaaactattcgttttataccacggtataggatttaagattgtatctcaatctcaaaaatctaaacacaacaagttgtacgaaatacatatttcccaaaagaaattatttataagatcataatctttaaaaaatatttcttttttattataaatccatttgtgaacccaaaatccttataaataaggttttaagTAGCAACAATCTCATGAAATCTGTTTTAAGcttgtaggaactaggttcacttttataaaatataattacaaaatatataataacgagactctcgttctTCGTAGGAAATACCATAGTACAATActggttgcaataactaaataaaaagaatataaatataattttatataccaatcttgattcaagccgcatATCTGGTGGGTCCTTCACTCGCAtttgatagcatcctagactcgagtattcatcaccttgaatcttgaaaaatactccttgactgcaacaaagagcacactaaaacgttgacgaaTTTGGTTGAAGCACGTGTTcgaacacgcttcccttaaaacagatttcgcgcctctactaaagacgacacgtctgtctcccagggtacaacagtcgaagcagtatgtactgccggagatgaccACGTGCCCGAGGTTACACCAGATAATATtattgtgttagaacttgtgaaAAGAATGATATGAAGATGATGAAATCGAATATAGAAAACATCTCTCTCTAAGTACCCAACACATGGGTCTTCAAGTATCTCCAAGAACTCTTCTAATTTTTTCCTTCTAAATTTCCACTTTCAATTCTCTACTTGTAATTAGCTTTATCAAGTTAGGCACATAACTTACTTTGCATACAAGAGATATGGGTAGAGAAGAGTCTCACTTTATTAGAGATTTTATAAGagaaataaactctaataaaaactaataaattgacataaaaactctactaaaagtctcactttattagagattttattagagacataaactccaataaaaactaataaattgacataaaaactctacttaagagtttatcacccatatgaagagtctagtaaataattataattttactaAATGATAATTTCACCAAATGAATATCCATTCACACCAACTAAATTTCCAACAGCAACGTGCCTGCATGTTATCGCAAGCTCAAATATCGGGTGGTGAGGATGATTGGGTTTGGCTTAGTGATGTCTCAGGGAAATTCTTGGTCAGCTTAGTTTAAGAGCTTCTCATCTCAGGGATAGACTCTAGTAGTCTTTATGTTATGGATTGGTGCAAGTGGGTTCCCTTAAAATACAACATCTTTATGTGGCTTGCTGAGATGTGAATAGATTGACTACTTGTATAGCCTTGTGCAAAACGTACATACAAGTTAATTGGAAATTGTGTGCTCTTTGTAATGAAGttgcagaaaaaaaaaaaaaaacataatatctATTCACTTCATGCTACACGGCTGTTGTCTTATGGAACCATGTTAGTAGTTAGTGTCGCATCTTGCAAATCTTTGCTTCCACGGTTAGAGATGTGTTGGATATTGACATCTCCTCAATGATAGGTGTTTCAAAATAGGATGTCATTCAAGGTATTATCATTATCGGATTTTAGTGCATTTAAAAGGCTAAAAATGAGGTTATCTTCTCCGGCTAAAGATTTTTGTTGGAGAAAGTTATTGAAGACTATGGGCTGGGTAGTAATTTGATAGCAGGTTTTTTTTATCCTTTTTTTCTTTGTTAGTTCTCATGTAGAAACTAGACATCCACGTTTAGTTATATTTTATAGCCTAATATTTTGTTTATTTAAGTTTGAACAATGATCAAGTAAAAATTTTGTGTTAACATTTTCTTGTTaaataaacatacgtatatataAAACCGAAGTGGCGAAGTATTAAGAAATATAGTTTTTATTAACAAGAAAAATCATTCATGTATATCAGTGTGTGACAATTTATTATTGAGAAAACATGTAAAAATAGTatcaaattatatatatatatatatatatatatatatatatatatagggtttgaTTTTATATAACAATAACTTAATTAGATTAAATAGAATGTAAAATGCTCTAAGACTATCCACATCAAGGATGTTTGTAGGTGACATGGAGGGTGTTCATTCCTATGTGGAGGGCATTTGTGAGAGGGATGGATTAGTGGGTGTTGTAGAGGATGACATGGAGGGTGTTCATTCTTCACAATTCTTGAGGAAGAATGGTGAAGAATGGCCTAATGGTGGGtcctttcttttttttataaggTTGTTTGTGGGAAGGATATATATGTTATTGTTGTGGGTAAAAAGTGTTTGTGGGAAGAATAAGTGAAAAGCTGATGTGGCATGCTGATTAGGCTGTTTGTAGAAAGAATAGCCTTTCACTGATGCGGATAGTCTAAATGTGTGCTCCTTCACCATGTTCTTTTACATGTTTATAGAGTTGATGTAAGTTATTTTTTAACCCTTTAAATCCAAACTCTTTCAACCAATTTTGAGTTGATTTGTGTTTTATATAATCAACCTTATTTAATTAGTAGCTATATAAGTTTTTTCTTAATAATGTTCATGTCACAGAAATCTAGCTTACGAACctaaaaaaaaatggaaaaggGCCTCGAATTTTGATTTCGCTTTAGGCCTCCAAAATGGTTGGGCCGACCCTGAGCCAAGCTTGGCTCGAGCATGTTTATTTCTTATGATTCTAGCACCTGCGTACTACAATAAGTTGAAGATATCGACTACCATTTAATCAGTTTATTCTCATATATCTGATTGCCCACTTACTACTCACTAGTGGTTTTGAGAATTATGAAAGGAATGAGGGATTACTAAGGGTTAAGCAACTATGAGCGATTTCTGAATGACGATGGTTGCTAGTTGCCTTGGATTTCTCCGGGATCCAGGAACTATCACTTATCACAGGTTGTGAGAGACGAGATATTGTTGCATTGAAAGGCTTTATGTTGTGACTAACGATAATGAAAGAGAACATGTATCAAGAAGTGAAAAAGATGAAGTAAATAAAGGAAATATattgaaaaaaaaagtaaaaaagtgGGGAGATGgatgggcttgggtattacggtATTGGATTGGATTACCACTTATCCTTCATAGAAGTAAATGACCATGATAGTTCCTTGTTATTAATGGTAATTGGTTGTATGGTTAATCTTAGTCTCATATCTGATTATAGAATCATGTCTCATATCATTTCTAAAACCCTTCAGGAAGTTTTTGGATAATTATCTATTCGGTTGCGAGCATACCCGCAATATCAGGTATACAcattaatgtttaaaaaaaaaaaatacccaTTTAGATTTTCATCTATatttttttctttcctttattataaatttatatttttaaaatctaAAATAATAAAAGGATGATAAACTACATACAAATCATTGTCACCACAAAGTTTGAAATATCTAGAACATGTAAATATCATAATTACATAAATTTTAAAAGATAATTCCGTACTTGTAACATTCTAATACATATaatggcaaaagatcaaatacaaataatcttaacatactaaacatacaaattgaaggaaaactcaaaaagacaagatgacatttttgtaattaccatcaactatcaaagttactatacaaatatgaactcaaccaaaaatacttaaaaaacacaatttttattaaaaaatcgctacatttcgttagcaaaaaaaaagcagcgattttttaataaaaaatgttaaaaaaataaaataaaattatttgtgtgtttttaattttttagattttttttggtttttgggggtttagtttttagcattttagcttgagtgggggggggggggggagggttaggtttttggggcttgggggtttaggttttttttttgggggggggggtgttaggtttttttttaggttttttgaaggtagggggttaggtttttttttttttttttttttttttttttttttttttttttttttttaggtttttaggggtggggggtttaggttttttttgagggggggggggggggggaggggttaggttttttttaggtatatttgtagagtaactttgatagttattaataattacaaaaatgccaccttgtctctttgagttttccttcaatttgtatgtttagtatgttaagattatttgtacaagaactttactcTATATATAATATCATCAAAATACATGTCTCAAAAGAAAAGTTCATCTTTCGAAAAAACCTATTAGAACGAAACATTACTAAACAAGGGTTAAGGACAAATGCAGATAAAAATAAAAGTTTACAATGATATGTTTCAGGTTAATGAGTATAtagtttcgggtaatcgggtcgaaTATCACATAATCTCATAGCCGTCCTGCAAAACATTTTATTTCCAATCTCACATTTATCGCGATTTTTTTGGGTTTCTGCTATTCTCATCACGCTAGGGCATACCTTGTTATCCATATTGTAAGCTTTGATGGCTCAAGCTCGTCTTAAAACTTTTCAAACTTGTGTCGATTGTATTCAGAGTACCTCAATTACAACCAAGTTCTTAACTCACTTGCATAAATATTATTGACAACAtagttttatttaaaataaagtagatttttttggttttgtaaatTACACCAAATACAACGACCGTAATAAACTGAGTGCGAAATCGATACCGATACTGATACCGACACCGACCGAATAACATTATCAACCATGGTATTGGTTCGGAACCACTATTTCGTGTATATGGTTTTCTTTTGATAAAGAACAAGTATAGGTATCATTTTGTTCATAtaacaactttttttttgttcCCACTTATGTTACATAAAACAAGACCCTAAATGTGTAACTAAATAAGTATTTTCCCCACGGTACCATACAGGTTCAGACTATACAATGGATTAATCAAATTACCAAATTACCCCTCTACTATTCAACCTACCCCCAATGGCCAAATGGCCGATACCAACTTCTTTCATGTCGCCAAATTTGCCTCTCACCCTTATAATACCCCCTAACATCTCTCACTTCATCTTATACCACCCAACAAATGGCTCTTCGCAACACCAACTCGCTTCTCCAAATCCAATCTCTTTCACCACCACTCAAATCTTTTccgaccaccaccacctcatcCTTCCGCCCCATCTCCGCCATACATTCACCTGATCCATCAAATTCAAAACCACCATCACCCGTCACATCCGCCACCGTCTCAACCGCAAACCCGAAACTCACATCACCACCCTCTAAATGGGCAACAGACAGCTGGAAAGCCAAAAAAGCTCTTCAGCTGCCCGAATACCCAGACCTAAATGACCTCGAGTCCGTCCTCCAGACACTCGAAGCTTTCCCGCCAATCGTGTTTGCGGGAGAAGCCCGAACCCTGGAGGACCGGCTCGCTGAGGCCGCAATGGGGAATGCGTTTTTGTTACAGGGTGGGGATTGCGCTGAAAGCTTTAAGGAGTTTAATGCAAACTATATTCGTGATACTTTCAGAGTCATTCTTCAAATGGGTGCTGTGTTGATGTTCGGTGGTCAAATGCCGGTTATCAAGGTAAAAAAATATCACTCTTTTACAGttgcgaagcttgagatttccgacgggAGTGGAAGTCACCGGACTTAAAAATTCTATAAAACTGGAGGCTTGAAAACTTATATACCCAAAATtttatatacgaaaactacatactctccactactgagcgaaaagttcgggggtcggccgccccttcccgccccttaaaagcttcgcccatgcTCTCTTACGGTGGATCGACCAGAGAGGGTCAAGAGGTTCCGCTAAACTCTGTCACAACTTTTTTTTtagaaatatataaatataaatctttttattaagaaaaaaaaaacacgagTTAGACCCTTGGTCGTAAAAGTTCTAGTACTACTAATTATATAGAGTTTTTGAATATGTTATAAGTTGTTATGGTGTATGATTGATTAAACACAGGTTGGAAGAATGGCGGGTCAGTTTGCGAAGCCTAGATCGGACTCGTTCGAAGAAAAGGATGGTGTGAAGCTGCCATGTTACAGAGGGGATAATGTGAATGGTGATGCGTTTGATTTGAAATCAAGAACACCCGACCCGCAAAGATTGATCAGAGCATATACTCAATCTGCAGCCACACTTAATCTTTTGAGAGCTTTTGCTACTGGAGGATATGCTGCCTTGCAAAGGGTTAACCAGTGGAATCTTGATTTTACAGAAAACAGTGAACAAGGTGATAGGTATGTTAGTTTGTGCATGTCTATAAAAGGACTTTTTTTGGTCAGGGGTTTGTGAAATATTTTGGGTATTTGAGTGTTTTGAGTAAAAATCGTGTACAAATAGATTTATTGTACGAAAACGTTAGAATGTAAAAAAGAAAAATGtaatggcatttttgtaattattttgcTCGTAATTACCCTACATGATCAAAATTAGTCTACGAGATCATTTGTAGACTAATTATGATAATCTAAAAAATTACTTTAGaagatcattttacaaaattactctacaagatcaaaattaccatacaagatcatttgtacgGTATTTTGATAACTACCCTACAAGTAAAATAATAACGAAAATGCCACCGAGTTTTTTTACCTTTTCACGCTTTCGTACATTTTGTACGATAAGACTATTTGTACTTAATCTTTTTCCTTTGAGTATAATTATAGGGTTTTCGATTTAATTAGGTgggtatgatttttttttttttaaactaattgTAATTTCAGCATTAGCGTGTTCTTTTTTAAAAAAGTTGCGACGGGGACCGTTGAACTTTGTCTGGGAAAGaagcttggtttaaaaaagcgcgaagCGCTCCAAGTGTTTTGGTTCCAAAATCTTTAAGCGAAGCTTCAAGCGCgaagcgagagcttcacgtatacgaagcgctcaaaattaaaaaatatatatatatatatatatatatatatattgtacacatcaatatgacctattctacttgttaatcaataacaaacacaaaaacatgattaaaaaacacacttaacacataaaaaacatagttaaaacataaattaaagtcgAAACACACTTAGGGTAAAGAAACAGGCCTCATTTAACCCTATTTAAAGACTGTTGGGCTTAAAAAATGGCCCAAATGTGACCTGATTGGGCTGAAGCGTCGCTTCAAACCATCATCGCTTCGCGCTTAAAGCTCGCTTCACAGCGCTTCACGTAATGTAACGCTTCAGACCAAAAAAAGCGATGTTTCCAGCGCTTCACGCTTAAAGCTTGCTTTAAGCGTGCTTTTTTAAACACAAGAAAACAgatatttttttaacggcaaattttggatcactgacggaagTATTGCCATCATCAACTTGGCCTTTTTTTGATCATTTGACAAGTCGTACCTTGGcccttttttttttgaatttagtGTCCTATAAGaaatacaaataaataaaataagaagTAAATGATTTTACCCTGAATTTGTTCATTAGCGGCAACATGATTACCAATCtaacaaaatttaacaaaatGTATCCTCTTATTTCTATCCGCAAATTATTCATAGGGTCATCGCCTTAAAATTTATGGGTCATTTAATATTCGGTAATATAATTAGCATatgaaatataaaaataaaataaaaattgcACGGTCACTTGACCCTGGTACACGAAGTGTGGGTTGGTCGTTATTTACCTTGTGGGTCTTGGATATGATCTTAATTTGAATATGGTTGATATTTCTCGGTTAGGTATCGAGAGCTAGCGAACCAAGTTGATGATGCCCTCGGGTTCATGGCAGCTGCTGGTCTTACAATTGATCATCCCATCATGACCACAACTGAATTCTGGACATCACATGAGTGTTTACACTTGCCTTATGAACAATCTTTAACCCGATTAGATTCAACTTCCGGGTTATACTACGATTGTTCGGCCCATTTCCTTTGGGTAGGGGAACGAACCCGCCAATTGGATGGGGCTCATGTGGAATTCCTAAGAGGAATTGCTAACCCTCTTGGCATCAAGGTATTAACTTATCATGGACCTTATGTATTTTTGTTCTTTATACTTCATGTTGGAAGCCCATTGACAAGTTTATTTTAAAGGTGAGTGACAAAATGGATCCAAATGAGTTAAACAAGATCATTGACATATTGAACCCAGAGAACAAACCCGGAAGGATTACTATCATAACGAGAATGGGAGCAGAGAACATGCGAGTGAAGCTTCCTCATCTAATTAGAGCGGTTCGAAGAGCCGGTCAAATCGTTACTTGGGTCACGGATCCTATGCATGGGAACACGAT
It encodes:
- the LOC110919696 gene encoding phospho-2-dehydro-3-deoxyheptonate aldolase 1, chloroplastic, producing MALRNTNSLLQIQSLSPPLKSFPTTTTSSFRPISAIHSPDPSNSKPPSPVTSATVSTANPKLTSPPSKWATDSWKAKKALQLPEYPDLNDLESVLQTLEAFPPIVFAGEARTLEDRLAEAAMGNAFLLQGGDCAESFKEFNANYIRDTFRVILQMGAVLMFGGQMPVIKVGRMAGQFAKPRSDSFEEKDGVKLPCYRGDNVNGDAFDLKSRTPDPQRLIRAYTQSAATLNLLRAFATGGYAALQRVNQWNLDFTENSEQGDRYRELANQVDDALGFMAAAGLTIDHPIMTTTEFWTSHECLHLPYEQSLTRLDSTSGLYYDCSAHFLWVGERTRQLDGAHVEFLRGIANPLGIKVSDKMDPNELNKIIDILNPENKPGRITIITRMGAENMRVKLPHLIRAVRRAGQIVTWVTDPMHGNTIKAPNGLKTRPFDAIRAEVRAFFDVHEQEGSHPGGVHLEMTGQNVTECIGGSRTVTFDDLGSRYHTHCDPRLNASQSLELAFIIAERLRKRRIAARSFY